A part of Dreissena polymorpha isolate Duluth1 chromosome 13, UMN_Dpol_1.0, whole genome shotgun sequence genomic DNA contains:
- the LOC127856510 gene encoding radical S-adenosyl methionine domain-containing protein 2-like, producing the protein MPTVMPSDEYAEKVVPLSVNYHFTRKCNYKCGFCFHTAKTSFVLPLDDAKRGLELLKNAGMKKINFSGGEPFIVKRGAFVGELVKFCKQTLGVESVSIVSNGSLVSERWFEKYGEFLDILAVSCDSFDADINEKIGRQQGQKSHLISLRSVRRLCADYKVAFKLNTVVNTHNKDENMVEEIMHLNPCRWKVFQCLLIDGENTGPDALRRAESFVITNAEFDEFLRRHKGVECLVPESNEKMQNSYLILDEYMRFLDCTKGAKEHSRSVLDVGVENALNFSGFDEKMFFKRGGKYVWSKADMQLDW; encoded by the exons ATGCCGACTGTCATGCCGTCTGATGAATACGCCGAAAAAGTAGTCCCACTAAGCGTGAATTATCATTTCACGCGGAAATGCAACTACAAGTGCGGATTTTGTTTTCACACTGCGAAAACATCGTTTGTGTTACCGCTTGACGATGCGAAGAGAGGGCTAGAACTCTTGAAAAATGCGG GCATGAAGAAAATCAACTTTTCCGGTGGCGAACCGTTCATAGTGAAGAGGGGAGCGTTCGTCGGGGAGCTGGTTAAGTTCTGCAAACAGACGCTGGGCGTCGAGAGCGTCAGCATCGTCAGTAACGGAAGTCTCGTCTCGGAGCGCTGGTTTGAGAAGTACG GTGAGTTTTTGGACATTTTGGCTGTCTCGTGCGACAGCTTTGATGCCGATATAAATGAGAAGATCGGTCGACAGCAAGGACAGAAAAGTCATCTGATTAGCCTGCGATCCGTGCGAAGACTGTGCGCTGATTATAAG GTGGCATTCAAACTGAACACAGTTGTGAACACGCACAACAAGGATGAGAACATGGTGGAGGAAATAATGCACCTGAATCCGTGCAGGTGGAAG GTATTTCAGTGCCTCCTGATAGACGGTGAAAACACCGGTCCGGATGCACTGAGACGGGCAGAATCCTTTGTCATCACCAATGCTGAGTTTGACGAATTTCTCCGAAGACACAAGGGTGTCGAATGCCTGGTGCCAGAATCTAACGAAAAG aTGCAGAATTCGTACCTGATCCTTGACGAATAT ATGCGGTTTTTGGACTGCACGAAGGGTGCAAAAGAACACTCGAGATCTGTTCTGGACGTAGGCGTGGAGAATGCGCTCAATTTCAGCGGCTTCGACGAGAAAATGTTCTTCAAGAGGGGAGGCAAATACGTCTGGAGTAAAGCCGATATGCAGCTGGATTGGTAG